From Syntrophorhabdus sp., a single genomic window includes:
- a CDS encoding type II toxin-antitoxin system VapC family toxin, giving the protein MRLILDTHVFLWWIIDSPQLSSRVRDVMRNQTNELFLSVASAWEIAIKVNLGRLRLPDRPDRFIPGQLMKNAIEPLPVEMSHALHVSRLPAIHRDPFDRIIIAQSILEKMAVVTRDADIAKYKIKTFW; this is encoded by the coding sequence ATGAGGCTTATCCTGGACACCCATGTGTTCCTCTGGTGGATAATCGATAGCCCGCAACTGTCGTCTCGCGTGCGCGATGTCATGAGGAATCAGACGAACGAGCTCTTCCTGAGCGTGGCTTCCGCCTGGGAGATAGCCATAAAGGTCAATCTGGGAAGGCTTCGTCTGCCGGACAGACCTGATCGATTCATTCCGGGCCAGCTGATGAAGAATGCTATCGAGCCGCTTCCTGTCGAGATGAGCCATGCGCTCCATGTGTCCCGGCTTCCGGCCATCCACCGTGATCCCTTCGATCGCATTATCATAGCCCAGTCAATTCTCGAAAAGATGGCTGTCGTCACACGAGACGCCGATATAGCCAAATACAAAATAAAGACCTTCTGGTGA
- a CDS encoding type II toxin-antitoxin system Phd/YefM family antitoxin, translating into MRVNIHEAKTRLSELLNRVESGEEITIARAGTPIARLVPIRDKTAQRVAGTAKGKVIIEKNFDEPLPESILGEYEG; encoded by the coding sequence ATGAGAGTGAATATACACGAAGCCAAAACGAGATTATCAGAGTTGCTCAACCGGGTGGAAAGCGGGGAAGAGATCACCATAGCGAGGGCTGGGACACCAATAGCCCGCCTCGTTCCCATTCGGGACAAGACCGCTCAACGGGTGGCGGGAACGGCTAAAGGGAAAGTGATCATCGAAAAGAACTTCGACGAACCATTGCCCGAATCGATCCTTGGCGAGTACGAGGGATGA